Sequence from the Candidatus Accumulibacter similis genome:
GGTAAAGGCAGCGCGGTTCCAGTCGGCCGCCAGGACCGCCGTTGGCCGCAGCAGATTGGCGGTCAGCATGGCGCCAGCACTGACGCCGGCGGTCGCTGCCTTGAGCAGCAAGCGGCGCAGGCGATCAACGTCGCCCTTCCCTGCCAGCGGCATCGTTTCAGTCCCCCTGCCAGTGCCCCGATCGGCCACCGTCTTTCTCGAGCAGGCGAACGCCCTCCAGGCGCATGCCGCGATCGGCAGCCTTGCACATGTCGTAGATCGTCAGCAGGCCAATGCTCACCGCCGACAAAGCCTCCATCTCGACACCAGTGCGTCCGAAACTCTCGACACGCGCCTTGCACGCGATGCTGCTGGCCGCGCAATCGATCTCGAACTCGACGGTGATTCGGGTCAAGGCAATCGGGTGGCACAGCGGGATCAGGTCCGACGTTCGTTTGGCACCCTGAATCGCCGCGATTCGGGCAACCGCCAGGACATCCCCCTTGCTCGCCGAGCCGGCGACGACAAGCGCCAGGGTCTCCGGGCGCATCGAGATGGCGCCGCTGGCGGTGGCGTGCCGATGGGTCTCCGCCTTGGTCGTGACATCGACCATCTGCGCCTGGCCGTGTCGATCAAAATGGGACAAGGGGCTCGTAGACATCGCCGGAGAAAGGGCTCAAGGCAGGCGGGGCAAGCGGTCGATCACCCCGACAGACGCTGTAACGGTCGGTCACACTTTGTCGGATGCTCGTTCGGTATGATATCACCCATTGCCCTCAACCAAGACTGGAAGACCCGTTTGATACCGCTGCCGCGTTTCGTCACCGCATTGCTCATGGCAACCGCCATCGCGGCCTCATCGGCCTTGGCGATGGACGAACTGCCAGACTTGGGCGAGGCCGCCCGTGCCGAACTGTCGCCACAGCTCGAACGCAAGATCGGCGAGCGGATTCTGAACGAGATCCGTCTGCGCGAGCCAAGCTACGTCGACGATCCCGAGTTGTCGGATTACCTCAACCACCTCGGTGGCCGGCTGGTGGCTGCCAGTGCGAACCCGACTGCCGACTGCTACTTCTTTCTTGTCCGCGACAACACAGTCAATGCCTTTGCCATGTTCGGTGGTTTCATCGGCGTGAACACGGGGACACTGCTGACAGCTCAATCGGAGTCCGAACTGGCAGCCGTCCTGGCACACGAGGTCTCGCACGTGCTGCAGGCGCACCTGGCACGACAGATCATGCGCGAAAAGCAAAGCTCGATCGCCACCATGATCGCGATGGCCGTCGGAGTTCTCGCCGCCCGATCGAACTCGCAAGTGGCAACCGCGGCAATTGCATCGGCACAAGCCGGGTCGATTCAGGCACAACTGGCCTACAGCCGCGATTTCGAACGTGAAGCCGATCGCGTAGGTTTTCAGACTCTCAGCCAGGCCGGCTTCGATGTGCGCGGCATGGCCGATTTCTTTGGCCGCCTGCAGCAGGCGGGCCGGGTCTATGAGAACAGTGCCCCAGTCTATATGCGATCGCATCCGCTGACCGTCGAGCGGATGTCGGACATGCAGAACCGGGCCCAAAGCGCTCCCTACCGGCAGGTGGCCGACAGTCTGGACTTCCATCTCGTGCGGGCAAAGCTGCGAGCCCAGACGGGCACACCGCAGGAGGGGATCAGCGAGTTCGGCAAGCAGCTGCGGGAGAAGAAATATGCTTCCGAAGTGGCAGTCCGTTACGGGCTGAGCTACTCGCTGCTGCGGGCAAAGGACATCATGGGAGCGCAGCGGGAGTTCGATGCGCTCGCCGCCCTGAAACCCTCTTCGCCACTGCTTGCCGGACTGGCAGCGACGATCCGGACCGCCGACAACGACCCGGGCGGCGCAGCCGCGATCTACCGTGACGGCCTGCAGCGCTATCCGCAGTCCATGGCGCTGATCTACGGCTACGCCGAAGCCCTGCTCGCGGCGAAGCGCTACGAACAGGCGCGCAGCTTCCTCGAGTCGCAGTTGCAGTTCCACGCTTCGGACTACAAGCTGCACGGCCTGCTGGCCAGAACCTTCTCGGCAACCGGCAAGCGCCTGCTGCAGCACCGTGCCCAAGCCGAGTTCTACTTGCTGCAAGGACAGCTCGGGCCGGCCGTCGAGCAGTTGCAGTTTGCGCAACAGGCAGCCGACGGGAGTTTCTTCGAACAATCAGCGGTTGACGCCCGCCTGCGCGAGTTGCGTCGACAGCAGGCCGAGGAAGCGAAGCAGAAGAGGACAGGGCTTTAACGTTTACAATACGGGGCTGGCTTTCCTGTGGATCACGCCATGCATTTCGATCGAGAGTTAGATGTCAAGGGTCTCAACTGCCCCTTGCCCATCCTGCGGACCAAGAAGGCGCTTTCCGAAATGTCGGCAGGCGAAGTCCTGCATGTACTGGCCACCGACCCCGGAGCCGTCAAGGATTTCGAGGCCTTTGCCAGGCAGACGGGCAATGAGCTGTTGTCACGTTCCGAGACAGACAAGGTCTTCGAGTTCTTTCTGCGGCGCAAGTGACAAGGGCATCCACCGCAGCGCGTGCCACGTGAGGGCGCAGGCGCCTGCAGCCTGATGTCCGGTAGCAGCGACTTCGCCCTTTTCGATGGTGAGCGAGGCGACGCCCTCCTGCTTGAAGGCTGCTGCCGAAGCTACCGGCTCGCCGCGGGCGACGATCCGGTGCCCCTCTTCGCCACCATCGAAGCCGAAGCGGCTGCCGGGCGATGGGTTGCAGTGGCTGCCGATTATGCACTCGCTGCCTCGTTCGAGAGCGCGGCAGTGGCGGTGCCCACGGCCGGTCCGGTCATGCGTGTCTGGGTTTTCGAGCGCGCCGAATGGCTCGACGCGAAGGCCGTCACGGGCTTCCTCGCCGACCGCGTGGCTGCCCTTCCCGAGCAGCAGCGAGTGGCGGGAATCGCCGATCTGCTGCCGGCAGTCTCCGCTGCCCGGCACGCGAAGCAGGTACGGCAGATCCGCAGGTGGATCGCTGACGGCGACTGCTATCAGATCAACCTCACCTTTTCCATGCGCTGTCGCGTCTACGGAAGCCCGCTGGCGCTGTACCAGCGCTTGCGGCCGCGGCAACCCGTCCGCTATGGCGGCTACCTGACGGTCGGTGCCGAGACGATCCTGTCGTTCTCGCCCGAACTGTTCTTCGAGCGCCAGGCGGACCGCGTGCTGACGCGGCCGATGAAGGGCACGTCAGCACGCGGCCGAACGGCCGACGAAGATGAAGCGCTGCGGGCTGCGCTCATCTCTTCGCCCAAGGAGCGGGCAGAGAACATCATGATCGTCGACCTGCTGCGCAACGACCTGGGCCGGCTGGCGCAGCCCGGCAAGGTGCGCGTGCTTGCCCTGTGCGAGACCGAGGCCTACCCGACGCTCTGGCAGATGGTGTCCACGGTCGCCGCCGAGTTGCCAGGGGCAAGCTTGGCCGATCTGTTCGCCGCGCTCTTTCCCTGCGGCTCGATTACCGGCGCACCGAAGATCCGCGCCATGCAACGCATCGCCGAACTGGAGGAGACGCCGCGCCACCTCTACACCGGCGCCCTTGGCTGGCTGGCCCCAAGCGGCGACTGCCGGTTCAACGTGGCGATTCGCACCCTTGAACTCGGCTCTCGCGGCGA
This genomic interval carries:
- the pabB gene encoding aminodeoxychorismate synthase component I, translating into MSGSSDFALFDGERGDALLLEGCCRSYRLAAGDDPVPLFATIEAEAAAGRWVAVAADYALAASFESAAVAVPTAGPVMRVWVFERAEWLDAKAVTGFLADRVAALPEQQRVAGIADLLPAVSAARHAKQVRQIRRWIADGDCYQINLTFSMRCRVYGSPLALYQRLRPRQPVRYGGYLTVGAETILSFSPELFFERQADRVLTRPMKGTSARGRTADEDEALRAALISSPKERAENIMIVDLLRNDLGRLAQPGKVRVLALCETEAYPTLWQMVSTVAAELPGASLADLFAALFPCGSITGAPKIRAMQRIAELEETPRHLYTGALGWLAPSGDCRFNVAIRTLELGSRGDARVGVGSGIVADADAASEYAECLLKASFLIGSDPGFELFETLRLEAGRYPLLRPHLERLQASAATLGFSCALPSLSETLAAAARAHPAGVFRVRLLLRHDGRQTASVSPLPADAPAGYAAVFASEAVSADDYLLRHKTTVRSRYDRALTALLDRPAVFDAIFCNERGEVCEGARSNVFVERDGLLLTPPVSCGLLPGVLRRQLLDSGRAVEQVLHRSDLQHATGLYLGNALRGLIPVTLAG
- a CDS encoding sulfurtransferase TusA family protein; the protein is MHFDRELDVKGLNCPLPILRTKKALSEMSAGEVLHVLATDPGAVKDFEAFARQTGNELLSRSETDKVFEFFLRRK
- a CDS encoding M48 family metallopeptidase codes for the protein MATAIAASSALAMDELPDLGEAARAELSPQLERKIGERILNEIRLREPSYVDDPELSDYLNHLGGRLVAASANPTADCYFFLVRDNTVNAFAMFGGFIGVNTGTLLTAQSESELAAVLAHEVSHVLQAHLARQIMREKQSSIATMIAMAVGVLAARSNSQVATAAIASAQAGSIQAQLAYSRDFEREADRVGFQTLSQAGFDVRGMADFFGRLQQAGRVYENSAPVYMRSHPLTVERMSDMQNRAQSAPYRQVADSLDFHLVRAKLRAQTGTPQEGISEFGKQLREKKYASEVAVRYGLSYSLLRAKDIMGAQREFDALAALKPSSPLLAGLAATIRTADNDPGGAAAIYRDGLQRYPQSMALIYGYAEALLAAKRYEQARSFLESQLQFHASDYKLHGLLARTFSATGKRLLQHRAQAEFYLLQGQLGPAVEQLQFAQQAADGSFFEQSAVDARLRELRRQQAEEAKQKRTGL
- the moaC gene encoding cyclic pyranopterin monophosphate synthase MoaC → MSTSPLSHFDRHGQAQMVDVTTKAETHRHATASGAISMRPETLALVVAGSASKGDVLAVARIAAIQGAKRTSDLIPLCHPIALTRITVEFEIDCAASSIACKARVESFGRTGVEMEALSAVSIGLLTIYDMCKAADRGMRLEGVRLLEKDGGRSGHWQGD